The window ATCTTCCACGGTTGTAGTAGCTGTAGAGATATTAGAGAAGACCAGGTCAATTGTGCTAGATCTTTTGTTTAGCcttggcattgttgttgaCGTTTCTGGGTCGTTTAGAAGGATTAGGTTGTGTTCTTGTGTCCAATTGAAGATCCTTGTACCATCCTGCGATGCCCTCCGATCTGCCTGCCATAACGGATAAAAGGCGTTCATGTCTCCTGCGACCACACATCGGTTTGGAGGGGCCCATGACTCGATGAGATTCAGCGAAACCTCTTCCTCTGGTCTGTTGTAAATGTTGAGGATTGTGGTTCCGTTCACTTGGACCCAGAGAAGGTCTCGGTGACGTGCTGGGAGAAGTTGTTCAGCTTGGATATTCTTATCTTTCCGCAGGTAGGTTAGTACTCGTGGCCGTGTTATATTATTAGTCCAACTGTCAACGGGGCTAAAACAGAGGAAGCCAAGATGGCGCTGTGTTCTGCAGACCCTTTTCTGTGCGTTGTAAGATGTGTTTGGTTCCTGTATGAGTACTATATTGTAGCCCTCCTGAAAAGCAAGTTGGAGGGCCGCGCAGTGGGCTCCCTCGCCTTTGTCTACGTTTGCTTGGAATATTTTTAGCGTAGTCTTTAGGGGGTTTCTATTTCGCGCGATTCTCATTTACATCCGCGTGTGGTGATGCGTCGTATTTTGCTTGGTGACTGGTCTCGCCTTCTGGCAGCTAGTGGAGGGCTGCTAGGCGGCGAGTGAGTGGCTGAAGTTCGTCTAGGTGTACGTACTCCAATGATTTCTCGGGAGGTGGTTTCACTAGGTGGTTCCAGGGCGGTGGCTTCGCTTGGTGGCTCTATGTCGTCAGTTTGGGGTTGGGGTCGGAACTGCTTTTTAATGGTGAAGTACCGGTCTCTAGTCGTGCTGGTACTGGTTATAGAATTTTGCTTGGTGACTGCGTGCAATGCACCCTTCCCGGTGATATAGGAATAGTGTTTGGGAGTAGCCTGCAAGCTTGGtgtattgttggtgtttggtaGGCGAGGCTGTACGGGTTTAGGTAGGACTTCTTCTATACCTTCctcctctgcttcctctgtgtcctcgacttcttctgcttcttctgtttcatcttcatctatatcctcttcttcctctctctctTCTAGTATCTCTCCTCCTCTCTCTTTGCTTTCTGTGTTATATTCTGAGTTTGTTTCTGGGACCTGGGTTGTCTGAATTGGCTCTATGCCGCTCATCTCGGCATCCTGTAGCGGGCGGGCGTCTTCATCACCCTCCTCAGCAAGGGCGGTTTGGTCACTGTCAGTTTGCTGTGTATTGTTCTTTCGTTTAAAGTCTTCTTGTCCTAGTTGCCTGGCGTAAATAAGCTGAGTCTTTGAGAGTTTCTGGAAATTGTCGCGAAGTTTCTGTGGGCGGGCGTAGCAGTTCTCGTAGTTGGCTTTATGTGCGCCATAGCAGTTCGCGCATTTTGTCGTATTATCGCACCTGTCAGCGCTATGCGCATTATCCTTGATACCACAGCGAACACAGACTTTTGCAGCGATACAGCGAGTTGGCGGGTGAAAGTTCCAACAGTGGGTGCACTGAGACAGTTTCTTTGGTTTAGTAAGTTTAAACGAGTAGCCTCCCTGTCCGAGTAACCGGAAGTTGCTTTTCAGCGGCTTAAGGAATGAGATAACTAGTGTTGCTTTGGTTGGATCCTCATTATTGGGCTTTTGTGAGACATGCCATCGTTCTGGCTTTTGCCCTGTTTGGGCTTTAATCTCTTCTCCAATTGTTGTCTCGAAGTCCAGAAGGGTGCCGTCCCAAGAGTGGATAGTCTTAGGGAAGTTCTTGATCAGGTAGGTGTGCCATGGGATTTGTTTCTCTGCAATATCTAGGTCTATACATGGGCCCCATTCGTTCTGCTTCTCTAGAATGAGCTGCTGGATTTTCTCGTTCCGGGCCACAATTGCCCATCCTGTATTTGTTGgtttgatgtcttggatgtcATGGGATGCAATAGCAAGCTTGTCTTTTAGTGCAAGGCGGATCTGTAGGCCCTtctcgaagaaggaggagccaTTCTTCAAGCGGAGTAGGACCCTGCGATCGGTGCGATCCGCAATAGTTGtgttttggcggcggtgggGTTGCACGTGCACATCCCCTGGTGCCTGGCGTGAGGCATATTCCGCGATGTTGGCGAAGCTCACCGACTTGTCGGTTCTGGtgttttctttggcggctATGCCTGTTATCCCCGTTGGCATAGGTTTGTTCTTCTCCGTGGGTGCAATTAGAGCTGCAGTAAGCCGGTTTGCTGGTATTAAGGGTTTCTCTGCGTGGGCAAAGCGGTTCCAGTGTTGGAGGAGGGTGTTCTGGAACCCATTGGCGATATATAGTCCGTATCCTGTGGTGAATTTTCGGGTGCACGCTGTAATCGCCTCTGCGTAAGTTCTAAGGACCTCTGCGCGCACATCTAGtctctctttttcctttctgATAATATCTTCAGTCTCCGCTTCTAGATCGAAAGCTAGGGCGGGTGTTTCGGTGGCGTTATGTTCTTCTGCAAGGGCTGAGAATctgttggttgtgctgtCTTTGGCTGTATCCGGATTTCTATTGCGACGGTATCCTCTGCTCCTGTGATATGCCGTGGGATTGCGAGTTGGGCTACTGCTAGGTAGAAATGGTTGCAGAGTTACCGGAGGACCTGTCTTCAGGAGCTGCTCGCGAGCTCCAAAATTGAAGTCATCGGGGAAATGCTGGTCACTTCCTGCATGCAGAGCCCTGGCGCTACGCTCTGGCGTGGCTGGATAGGAGGCTACCATTGCCACGGCAGCGCAGCAGCGCTTGGGGTATCTTTGGGAGCTTGGTTTGCTGCAAGAAGTTTATTCTCTACGTCGCTATCTGTCTACAAGGTAGGTACCCCTGTAGATGTAGGAGGAGAGTTGGGGTAGGGTAGAGGAAGCCATTACTCTACATGGGTAGGgtactcgtgccacgccccactttatttggaACTCGCGAgctcgcaccatctaaagatggtgTCACAAAACTTACACCACTGGGCCAAAAGGGAGAACTCCACTTAAGAGGGTGGATTTTCTGCTTCATATTATGTGCGACATGGtgctcaccaccaaaatagccacaccaccaaaatAGCCACACCTCCAATATAGCCACTTTTGCAGACTCTCGGTCAACAATACGCTTCTGCTCAACCAATTCTCAATATTGCGGCTGGAAAAATATGGAATCTAGGATCCAAGAAGCTGTAAATCATATCCGACGTTTTCCTGACGCCAAAATAGCCACTGTGGCGAAGGAATTCGGCGTGCCACGCAATCTACTCCGTTACCGCCTCGAGGGTCGGTCGCCCAAGAATGGCCAGCCTGCGGCCAATACTAAGTTATCGCGTGCAGAAGAGAGTGCGCTATGCCGATACATCGACCGTCTTGACAGAATTAACCTTGCAGTGCGACCAGAGTTTGTTACGGACGCGGCCAACTACATACTCCGCGAGCGGACCTCCCAATCACAGGCTGGCGATCTGCTCCTGGTTGGTCCAAATTGGACCACCCGCTTCCTAACACGACACAAATATAGCAAACGGTTACAGAAGAAGCTTCACGCTGACCGTCAGGCATCGGAAGACCTCAGCCGAGTGGCCGAGTACTTCCAGAAGCTCTCTGATATATGCGAGAGAGAGGGGATATTGCCTGATGACACCTGGAATATGGACGAGACTGGTTTCCGTATCGGCGTTGGTAAAGATCAGTTGATTGTTACCAAGCGAAAGAGAGCCCACTACTTTGGGATTCCTGAAAATAGGGAGTCTGCGACGGCGATCGAGGCCATATCGGCGGGTGGGCAGTACATTCCTGCTTTCTTGATCGTGGCTGGACAAGTTCATATGGCGCAATGGTATACGCAACCAGAATTACACCCAGACACGGCTATCATCCCGACCCCAACCGGCTATACGAACGACCAAGTGGGCTTAGAATGGCTTAAACACTTCGACAAGCACACGGCGAAGAAGACAGTGGGCAAAAAGCGCCTACTAATCCTTGACGGTCATGGCTCACACCACACAAAGGAATTCATTGCGTACTGCGATGCCCACGGTATTGTGCCCTTCGGTTTGCCTCCAAACCTTACCCACTTACTACAACCACTGGATGTTGTGGTCTTCCAGCCATTGAAACACTGCCACGCAAAGGCGCTTGACCTCATGGTTCGAGATGggctcgtcaacatcaccaagatTGAGTTCCTCAGCTGCATTGAAGAGGTCCGTAGACAGGCATTCAAGGAAAGCACGATTCTGACTTCGTTCAAGAAGACTGGAATTTGGCCATTCAACCCACAGCCAGTTCTCAAGATTCTAGAAGAACgccaagcaaagaagacaCCGTCGCCTCCTTCAAGCTCGGGAGGTCTGcattcatcaccattttCGACACCATTGACACTTAGACAGATGAATAAGGTGGCGGACAAGCTAGAGGATTTCCTTGAAGAAGACCAGCACCTGGACCCGGAGTTTGCGCACGATATTGGCCGGTTTATCAGAGGGTCCCTGATAAGACCTACAGAGCTGCTACAGACGAAGAGGGATCTAGGGAGGACGCAATATGCGCAGCGCGTTCAAAAACAACGCAGAGCGATGAAGAATTCACCGCTTCAGTCAGGAGGGGTACTGACAGTGGCCCAGGCTCGGCATATGGTGCggcagagagaagaagacgcagTTGCTAAGGCGAGGAAGCTGGTGCAAGCTGCGGATCAGAAGGCAATTAAGGTGGTTAAACGGGGGATATTTGAAGCGGCCAAAGTAGCACGTAAATGGAGGACGTCTGGGAAGTTAAAACCAGCTATAGTGTACGAGTCTGGGTTATTTCCTAGAGCGTTAAAGAGATTCTAAGATTGAGAGTCTGCAAAAGTGGCTATATTGGTGGTGTGGCtgttttggtggtgagcaccatctttagatggtgcgagcTCGCGAGTtccaaataaagtggggcgtggcacgagtagaGGGGTGGGGAATTCTCCTCTACTCTCAATGCCCAAGTATGGCTGACCCATCCGCCTTTAGAGTTGATTTACGACTAGACTAAAAAATACAATCCGTACCCAGCCTAGCGTACAGTGGTTTATAACCAACTTTTAGGCGGCTATGCGGCGTTCCACTACCTTTCACTTCCAGATAATAAGCCGTTCCGGCCAGAACTGCTTCCTCCGTCTGCTCTAGGGAGCTACATCTTGCTGACAGTCCTAAGGATTATTTTGTATCCATGTACTTGTCAGACCTTTCCCGGCCCTCCTCTGCTTCTGTATACCAATAATCACTCGTTCGCGTGGCTATCGCGTTCCGTGGACAGAGCTGGCTCTCTTGTCCTCCTAGTTCTCTTGGCTGTTTGTACTGCTATTTGCGGGCTGCTGAGTTCTGCAATGCCCGCTAGAAGAACCCTGTTTGGAATGCGATATTTGAGTGCCGATGTGACCATAAGTGTATGAGTGGTATGATTTGCGGTATGCTCGGTGCTGTGTTTCGGGTCACGTTCAACCCGCCTCCGCTTAAGCGTTATTACAGCAAATTGACGCGTCTGAACACGTCAATTGAAGTAAAGGTTTGCGTGGAGACGGCTAACTGTGTGAGTTCTGCAATCTAACGCGACCTCAAAGATACGTCctgagctgttggtggtgttggtatCAGTTTTGTGTAAGCATATGTGGCGTTGAGCTTGACTATGTTGAATGGCTCGACTCTGCGAAGTACCTGTCTTCTAGTGTAGTATGTTTGACCATATCGTCACTTCTGTCCCGCGTGCTAGTATACTTTGCCAGTCGTAGAAACCGTAAACTGTTGTCGggcaagaaaatgaagtGACCAAGTTCACTTTTCATCGAAGGGCGTATATGGGACGGGGCATCACTCCCTTCATATACTGTGGCTGTGAATCCAGGGCCTCGGAGATCTAGGTGACTCCTCTGTCAAGATCAACTCACTCACTCGAATCAAGTGTCGGATAAAGCTGTTGACTTGGGCAGCCCTGGGGCTGAATTATTGAACAATAACAGTGAAGTGCCGATACACAGCGGAGTCATTGTGTACCAGGGGCACAAGATCACAAGATTAAACTAGAAATGTTCCGGAAGGCCAAGATTCGAGTCAAGAGCTGGCTGTGGGCGAGGCGGAGCTGTACTAAGTAAGGTGGAACGAGTCAGGTCCAGGCAAAAAAGCAAAATCAATGGCCAGCCAAATGAAGATCTCCTGGTTGTCAAGCCCTACAGCTTGGGACACGCTTGCAGATCGGCATTAAATGGCGCTGTTTCAATTTTCCCAGAGATGAAGGTTTCGCAGGGTCGCGCTGCTTGCCGCTACCAAGAACTCAGGAAAGTCAAGAGGAGAGTCTCTGCTCTCTCTGTTTAAATCTCTCTTGTTTTAGACTTACCGGCTTGCTTAAACCTCGCGAAACGACTCAGCCATCCAAGCAAGGCGAGGCCCGTCATGATACCAAATTTGTAACGGTTCTAATCATCCAAAACACTCAGACAAAAGACGAAATGCCCGCAAAGAATTCCCTCTGCGTCAGGTTTACCACGCCGACCCGATATCAAGAGCAGCCATTGACAAGGCTCGAGCCCACTACACTGGATAGCCACGTGGACCATCCATAAATGGTCCATCTCTATtaaatccatcttgtcggcgctCAGATTACATAATATCCATTACATTCGTGCTTGAAATGAATGTAATATTATTATGTTATGTTATGTGTATTTTCCGTCCAGCGGCCATGGGCCGCTCAGGTCCCCTAAAACGGGGCACAGGACGTGCTAGGCTAGTGACTAATCTACAAACTACGGGTCCTGTCCTGGGACGCGACTCCATCGAAACGTAAACAGAGCACCATCTAGCATTGCATCAGCTCAAAGGCGCTCACAGTCTATACTGATACCCGTCAGCGGGATGTGCAGGTGAAGTTTTGGTAAACCGGAGGTCTACAGTAACCAGGGGTGGCATGCGCGGACAAAAGGTGTTGGTGCCACCTTCCGCCAAGGCAGCCAGTGAGTGaaaaacaaaggaaaagttGGCATGGCCATGCCTGGTAGAAAGCGTCGCCTAGTGGCGAAGGCAAATCCTCTCGAAAAAGGAGCTTTCCTTCGCCAGCTTGACGAATTTGTCGAAGTCTTTGCCTATTGCTCGGTTGATGACCGCGGTCGGTGAGGGTGCGAGCCTCATCCGATGACGCGGTTGGATCTTCCTGCAATAGAAGAGGTGCGTGGGCGCCTTCCGTCGACCACAGCTACATGTCAGTTGTGCGTCGTCGTGGTTGAATCTTTCATGATAGTCAGCAAAGTCCCCATGATGGGTTCTCGCCGCAAGTAGGTGATGGAGGGTTGTGCGTGGAAGAGATAACTCCTGTGGGCAGCCACGAGGGAATTGAAGATTCAAAGACTTATACTTGTCAGGGGCAGAAGCATCCCACCGGGCTTGGACTACGTCTTTGGACCGCTGTTTAGCGGTTCTACGCAAGAAGGCCAGTGTTGGAACGGCATCTACGGGCCCTGGTCGCGAGCAGCCTGCTTTCGCCAGCGCGTCAGCCTGCTCGTTTCCGGGTATCTTGGAATGCCCAGGTATCCAGCGGACTTCAGTCTGTCTGTgagtcttggccaaggctTGGAAAGTGAGGAAAATTCGTTGTGAGGAGTCTGAGGGGTGGCCCCGGAGACATCTGGCGGCTGCAATGTtatcaaggcaaacaaagaTCTTTTGTGAGGCAGATTGGGGTAGTCTCAGCGCGGCCTTCAGGCCTTCAAGTGCCCCTTTGGCCTCAGCATCGAACACCTCAGCAGGGCCAAGGCGTCCTGCGCCTTGGCAGATGGAATGGTCGCGTTGGTGAACGGTGTAGCCGTACCCGGCCGCACCCTTCTCGGTCAGTGAGCCGTCTGAGTATACAACTAGAGTCGACGGAGAGATGGATTGGAGCCActcgtcaaagtcttcgGCAGAGTCTGCTTTGGATGCAGTTTGTAGCGGCTGCTGTGTCTCAAAGTTGTATCTACGCGGGAACAGTACAGGGCGTAGGCAATTTGCGAGCAGTCTATCCGTCCTTCTGAGTCGAGTTGGGAAGGCTTTGGGTTGATGCTGGTACTTCAACTTAATGCTCTTGACGATGGGCGGCGGTGTCACCTCGGCGGTGCGTGTAGCTAGGGGATGTTCTTTGTCCAAGGATTTCATACGAGCAGAGAAACGTAGTCGTTTCGCCTCGAGCAGCTGAAGAATCGGCGGTATGCCGCTTTCCCGGTGCAGAATTGTGATTGGTGTCGTCTTCCAAGTCGGGAGGATAGAGCGGATGGCTTGTTTGATGGCCTTGCTCATCTTCTTTACAAGTTGTTGGATTCTGGACGGTCCTTCTTTCGATGGCCGTCTCCAGCGCGGGCTCCGTGTGCCCGGGTACCAGGCTTCAGTTCCGTATAGCAGGACTGGTTCGACACAGGCTCTAACAGCCCTTTGTACAGCGCTCGGCAAAGGACCACGTCGTGTATTGCCTAAGCTCCGCAGGTGGCAAGCCACCGCCTGGGCCATGGCTGTCCACTTCTCAACATGAGTCTTGAATGTTAATTTGCTGTCAAGCCAGATTCCCAACCAGCGCATGGCCTTTTCCGGGTGCTTTACCGCGTCGCCGTGCCAGATGGGCGGCAAGGCTTCCCCCGTCTTCAATGAAAAGTGCATAACTTCTGTTTTGTCCGGGTCAAATGAGACGCCGTTGGCGGCGCCCCAATCCACGAGCTCTTGAATATACGCCGATGCTTTTCTGGCTGTCTCTCCCACAGTGTTCCCCGTGCAGAGAATTGCTGTATCGTCTGCGTAGCCGAACCGTCGCTCGGGTTCGCCCAAGCGATAAACCGGCTCCGTGtacaacagaaacaagatCGGGGATACAGGCGAC of the Pochonia chlamydosporia 170 chromosome Unknown PCv3seq00038, whole genome shotgun sequence genome contains:
- a CDS encoding DDE superfamily endonuclease, with the translated sequence MESRIQEAVNHIRRFPDAKIATVAKEFGVPRNLLRYRLEGRSPKNGQPAANTKLSRAEESALCRYIDRLDRINLAVRPEFVTDAANYILRERTSQSQAGDLLLVGPNWTTRFLTRHKYSKRLQKKLHADRQASEDLSRVAEYFQKLSDICEREGILPDDTWNMDETGFRIGVGKDQLIVTKRKRAHYFGIPENRESATAIEAISAGGQYIPAFLIVAGQVHMAQWYTQPELHPDTAIIPTPTGYTNDQVGLEWLKHFDKHTAKKTVGKKRLLILDGHGSHHTKEFIAYCDAHGIVPFGLPPNLTHLLQPLDVVVFQPLKHCHAKALDLMVRDGLVNITKIEFLSCIEEVRRQAFKESTILTSFKKTGIWPFNPQPVLKILEERQAKKTPSPPSSSGGLHSSPFSTPLTLRQMNKVADKLEDFLEEDQHLDPEFAHDIGRFIRGSLIRPTELLQTKRDLGRTQYAQRVQKQRRAMKNSPLQSGGVLTVAQARHMVRQREEDAVAKARKLVQAADQKAIKVVKRGIFEAAKVARKWRTSGKLKPAIVYESGLFPRALKRF
- a CDS encoding reverse transcriptase (similar to Metarhizium robertsii ARSEF 23 XP_007816557.1), which encodes MVASYPATPERSARALHAGSDQHFPDDFNFGAREQLLKTGPPVTLQPFLPSSSPTRNPTAYHRSRGYRRNRNPDTAKDSTTNRFSALAEEHNATETPALAFDLEAETEDIIRKEKERLDVRAEVLRTYAEAITACTRKFTTGYGLYIANGFQNTLLQHWNRFAHAEKPLIPANRLTAALIAPTEKNKPMPTGITGIAAKENTRTDKSVSFANIAEYASRQAPGDVHVQPHRRQNTTIADRTDRRVLLRLKNGSSFFEKGLQIRLALKDKLAIASHDIQDIKPTNTGWAIVARNEKIQQLILEKQNEWGPCIDLDIAEKQIPWHTYLIKNFPKTIHSWDGTLLDFETTIGEEIKAQTGQKPERWHVSQKPNNEDPTKATLVISFLKPLKSNFRLLGQGGYSFKLTKPKKLSQCTHCWNFHPPTRCIAAKVCVRCGIKDNAHSADRCDNTTKCANCYGAHKANYENCYARPQKLRDNFQKLSKTQLIYARQLGQEDFKRKNNTQQTDSDQTALAEEGDEDARPLQDAEMSGIEPIQTTQVPETNSEYNTESKERGGEILEEREEEEDIDEDETEEAEEVEDTEEAEEEGIEEVLPKPVQPRLPNTNNTPSLQATPKHYSYITGKGALHAVTKQNSITSTSTTRDRYFTIKKQFRPQPQTDDIEPPSEATALEPPSETTSREIIGVRTPRRTSATHSPPSSPPLAARRRDQSPSKIRRITTPNVDKGEGAHCAALQLAFQEGYNIVLIQEPNTSYNAQKRVCRTQRHLGFLCFSPVDSWTNNITRPRVLTYLRKDKNIQAEQLLPARHRDLLWVQVNGTTILNIYNRPEEEVSLNLIESWAPPNRCVVAGDMNAFYPLWQADRRASQDGTRIFNWTQEHNLILLNDPETSTTMPRLNKRSSTIDLVFSNISTATTTVEDHLTTGSLHYTISTEIPDNESSPRTSGKIHVTLPEEIKAFTKHVASAALSLPTFICTRQDIDDTAGQLLQILQDAARACGRLSKGKRARQNPWWSKECNEAHENLRAARYTTETQHGEEVQRARIYFKHIVRRAKRNFWRTIVADITDPADVFQITRWIKPRQQLQPPPIQHGSEVYTTNLERANVLRKEKLERRDVSDDIPDPWTPIVSPTQQIPFSAHISTSEAQDALLKTGNTTPGMDGITTKMLQAIWPSISHVTTLLYNACLTLGYHPTAFKTAEVVMIPKLNKRDLSDVSAWRPISLLSSVKYKVLHPNQAGALPKRSATDIVTALLYDVERALGNGKVATLVTMDVKGAFDAILPYRLVLRLRQQGWPDFLICWIYHFVSHRKALVRFQDAKTEPAELPCGLPQGSPISPILYLLATTPIYSLPGATERYGYADDTAMLFTGDSLEETTVKANAAIAAMEAWGQQEAFSFDPDKTEVMHFSRKRNRSSPAVCHQGQEVKAPKAMRWLGVWLDRRLTFSTHIDKWSLTYAERQQ